The Chionomys nivalis chromosome 20, mChiNiv1.1, whole genome shotgun sequence genome includes a region encoding these proteins:
- the Gmip gene encoding GEM-interacting protein isoform X1 produces MDTTETELTPAPEGRKRYSDIFQSLDNLEISLGNVAFDPLAGDLVLRQDLEPDKTATATVSSEARWSDPSPEGPVPLTEEELDLRLTRTNGGVDAALEYAKAWSRYAKELLAWTDKRASYELEFAKSVMKIAEAGKVSILQQSQMPLQYIYTLFLEHDLSLGALAVETLAQQKRDYYQPLAAKRMEIEKWRKEFKEQWLKEQKRMNEAVQALRRTRLQYIQRREDLWARSQGSPEDPPPQASPGSSKQQERRRRSREEAQAKAQEAEALYQACIREANTRQQDLETTKRRIVSHVRKLVLQGDEVLRRVTLGLFELRGAQAERGPRAFSALAECCAPFEPGQRYQEFVRALQPEAPPPPSPAFCFQEFTPVLHSSPQDTRKKFLGPPHARLEEGYSEAGPWEDTSSGSQGMPGPTPGSDVDSVGGGNESQSLDSPTSSPGAATRRLVKVSSVNTESSDDFEERDPDLGDGMENGLGSPFKKWTLSTAAQTHRLRRLRGPAKCRECEAFMVSGTECEECFLTCHKRCLETLLILCGHQRLPARMPLFGVDFLQLPRDFPEEVPFVVTRCTAEIEHRALGLQGIYRVSGSRVRVERLCQAFENGRVLVELSGNSPHDITSVLKRFLQELTDPVVPFHLYDAFISLAKTLHADPGDDPGAPSPSPEIIRSLRTLLVQLPPSNYSTVRHLVAHLFRVAARFEENKMSANNLGIVFGPTLLRPPDGPRAPGVSPVACLLDSSHQAQLVEFLIEHYEQIFGMDELPLASEPLTQDPGLAPTLLESSPQHPAPLLAQDIQPLTIASDCSPDPKLHSAPEKCLEVTPSEITTLQRDQREEKEVENTRDGAGEGSSHNPEDLLLGTQSRGHFSRQPVKYSRGGVRPVTHQLSSLALVASKLCEETPVTVSTVHRGSLRGRSLGPAAASPEGSPLRRNPLPKHFEITQETARLLSKLDTEAMSRAACCADTEPEGSEEHL; encoded by the exons ATGGACACTACGGAGACAG AGCTGACCCCAGCTCCTGAGGGCAGGAAGAGGTACAGTGACATCTTCCAGAGCCTGGACAACCTGGAGATATCACTGGGGAACGT ggcttTCGACCCCTTGGCTGGAGACCTTGTACTCAGACAGGACCTGGAGCCTGACAAGACTGCCACAGCCACGGTG AGCAGTGAAGCCAGATGGAGTGATCCCTCCCCAGAGGGTCCTGTACCCCTCACAG AGGAAGAACTAGATTTGCGACTCACTCGGACGAACGGTGGCGTAGATGCTGCCCTGGAGTATGCCAAGGCATGGAGCCGCTATGCCAAGGAGTTGTTGGCCTGGACAGACAAGAGGGCCAGCTACG AGCTGGAGTTTGCTAAGAGTGTCATGAAGATCGCTGAGGCCGGCAAGGTGTCCATTCTCCAGCAG AGCCAAATGCCACTCCAGTACATCTACACCTTGTTTCTGGAGCATGACCTCAGCCTGGGAGCCCTGGCCGTGGAAACGCTGGCCCAGCAGAAGAGAGACTACTACCAG CCTTTAGCAGCCAAAAGGATGGAAATTGAGAAGTGGAGAAAGGAATTCAAGGAGCagtggctgaaggagcagaaacgCATG AATGAGGCGGTGCAGGCACTACGGCGCACCCGGCTCCAGTACATTCAACGCAGAGAGGACCTTTGGGCACGTTCCCAGGGGTCCCCTGAGGACCCTCCTCCCCAGGCATCACCCGGATCCAGCAAGCAGCAGGAGCGCAGACGACGCTCCCGAGAGGAGGCACAGGCCAAG GCACAGGAGGCGGAGGCTTTGTACCAGGCCTGCATCCGGGAGGCCAATACACGCCAGCAGGATCTGGAAACCACCAAGCGGCGGATAGTGTCACATGTACGCAAACTGGTGTTGCAAGGAGACGAAGTACTTAGGCGG GTCACACTGGGCCTGTTTGAGCTGCGAGGggcacaggcagagagaggaccTCGAGCCTTCTCAGCTCTGGCTGAGTGCTGTGCGCCCTTTGAGCCTGGCCAGCGCTACCAGGAGTTTGTGCGGGCGCTGCAGCCTGAGGCCCCGCCACCACCATCTcctgccttctgcttccaggagttCACGCCTGTGCTACACAG TTCCCCTCAGGACACAAGAAAAAAGTTTTTGGGGCCCCCACATGCCAGGCTGGAGGAGGGTTACTCTGAGGCTGGCCCTTGGGAGGATACCAGCTCAGGCAGCCAGG GGATGCCAGGCCCCACTCCAGGCAGTGATGTGGACAGTGTAGGTGGTGGCAATGAATCCCAGTCCCTGGATTCCCCTACTTCCAGCCCAG GTGCTGCTACTCGGCGGCTTGTGAAGGTGTCATCTGTAAACACTGAGTCCTCTGATGACTTTGAGGAGCGAGACCCTG ATCTGGGGGATGGGATGGAGAATGGACTAGGCAGCCCCTTCAAGAAGTGGACACTGTCCACAGCTGCTCAGACCCACCGGCTACGGCGGCTGCGTGGTCCAGCCAAGTGCAGAGAATGTGAAGCCTTCATGGTCAGCGGGACAGAGTGTGAAGAG tgctTTTTGACCTGTCACAAGCGCTGTCTGGAGACCCTCCTCATCCTTTGTGGACACCAACGGCTTCCAGCCCGGATGCCTCTCTTTGGAGTTGACTTCCTACAACTCCCCAGAGACTTCCCTGAGGAGGTGCCCTTTGTGGTTACCCGGTGCACAGCTGAGATAGAGCATCGCGCCCTGGGCCTGCAGGGTATCTATCGGGTCAGTGGGTCTCGAGTGCGTGTGGAGCGACTGTGCCAGGCCTTTGAGAATGGCCGAGTGCTGGTTGAACTGTCGGGAAACTCTCCTCATGACATCACCAGTGTCCTCAAGCGATTTCTTCAAGAG CTCACTGATCCCGTGGTCCCCTTCCACCTCTACGACGCCTTCATCTCTCTGGCAAAGACCCTGCATGCAGACCCCGGGGACGACCCTGGagcccccagccccagccctgagATTATCCGCTCGCTGAGGACCCTCTTGGTGCAGCTCCCTCCCTCTAACTACAGCACTGTGCGGCACCTGGTGGCCCATCTGTTCAG GGTGGCCGCTCGGTTTGAAGAAAATAAGATGTCTGCCAACAACTTGGGAATTGTATTTGGGCCTACGCTGCTGCGGCCACCAGATGGACCCAGGGCCCCCGGAGTCAGCCCTGTGGCCTGTCTGCTGGACTCCAGTCACCAGGCTCAGCTTGTTGAATTCCTCATTGAGCACTATGAGCAGATCTTTGGGATGGACGAgctccctctggcctctgagcCCCTGACCCAAGATCCTGGCCTGGCTCCCACACTCCTCGAatccagtccccagcacccagccccaCTTCTTGCCCAAGACATACAACCCCTGACCATAGCCTCAGACTGCAGCCCAGATCCCAAACTCCACAGTGCCCCGGAGAAGTGTCTGGAGGTCACACCTTCTGAG ATTACAACTCTGCAGAGGGACcaaagggaggagaaggaggtggaAAACACCAGAGATGGGGCAGGGGAAG GGTCCAGCCACAACCCTGAGGACTTGCTCCTGGGAACACAATCCCGGGGCCACTTCAGTCGCCAGCCAGTGAAGTATTCACGGGGAGGTGTACGACCAGTCACTCATCAACTGTCCAGCTTGGCTCTGGTAGCTTCCAAACTGTGTGAGGAGACTCCTGTTACCGTTTCAACAGTGCACCGAGGTAGTTTGAGGGGACGAAGCCTGGGCCCTGCTGCTGCCTCTCCTGAAGGCAGCCCCCTGCGCCGAAACCCTCTGCCCAAGCACTTTGAGATCACCCAGGAGACAGCCCGGCTACTCTCCAAGCTGGACACTGAGGCTATGTCCAGGGCTGCCTGTTGTGCTGACACTGAGCCTGAGGGATCTGAGGAACATCTCTGA
- the Lpar2 gene encoding lysophosphatidic acid receptor 2, translating into MMGQCYYNETIGFFYNNSGKELSLHWRPKDVVVVALGLTVSVLVLLTNLLVIAAIASNRRFHQPIYYLLGNLAAADLFAGMAYLFLMFHTGPRTARLSIRGWFLRQGLLDTSLTASVATLLAIAVERHRSVMAVQLHSRLPRARVVTLIVGVWVAALGLGLLPAHFWHCLCDLDSCSRMVPLFSRPYLAVWALSSLLVFLLMVAVYTRIFFYVRRRVERMAEHVSCHPRYRETTLSLVKTVVIILGAFVVCWTPGQVVLLLDGLDCKSCNVLVVEKYFLLLAEANSLVNAVVYSCRDAEMRRTFRRLLCCVFLHWSNHKSSQYSSSTQTGASTRIMLPENNCPPMDSTL; encoded by the exons ATGATGGGTCAGTGCTACTACAATGAGACCATCGGCTTTTTCTATAATAACAGTGGCAAGGAGCTCAGCCTTCATTGGCGCCCCAAGGATGTGGTAGTGGTGGCTCTGGGGCTGACAGTCAGTGTACTGGTGTTGCTCACCAATCTGCTCGTTATTGCGGCCATTGCCTCCAACCGGCGCTTCCACCAGCCCATATACTACCTGCTCGGCAACTTGGCTGCTGCTGACCTCTTCGCCGGCATGGCCTACCTCTTCCTCATGTTCCATACTGGCCCACGAACTGCCCGGCTCTCCATCAGAGGCTGGTTCCTGCGACAGGGTCTGCTGGACACCAGCTTGACGGCATCAGTGGCCACTCTGCTGGCCATCGCTGTAGAACGGCACCGTAGTGTGATGGCCGTTCAGCTACACAGCCGCCTACCCCGGGCCCGTGTGGTCACACTTATCGTGGGTGTGTGGGTGGCTGCACTGGGCCTGGGGTTGCTACCTGCCCACTTCTGGCACTGCCTCTGTGACTTGGATAGTTGCTCACGAATGGTGCCCCTGTTCAGCCGCCCTTACCTGGCTGTGTGGGCCCTGTCCAGccttctggtcttcctgcttATGGTAGCTGTTTACACACGCATTTTCTTCTATGTGCGTAGACGGGTAGAGCGCATGGCAGAGCATGTCAGCTGCCATCCCCGCTACCGAGAGACGACGCTCAGCCTAGTCAAGACTGTTGTCATCATTCTGG GGGCATTTGTGGTGTGCTGGACGCCAGGCCAAGTGGTGCTGCTCCTGGACGGTCTGGACTGTAAATCCTGCAATGTCTTGGTTGTGGAGAAGTACTTCCTGCTCCTGGCTGAGGCCAACTCACTGGTCAACGCAGTGGTGTACTCCTGCCGAGATGCTGAGATGCGCCGAACCTTTCGCCGCCTCCTCTGCTGCGTGTTCCTCCACTGGTCCAACCACAAATCTTCCCAATACTCATCTTCTACCCAGACGGGTGCCAGCACCCGGATCATGCTTCCTGAGAACAACTGCCCACCGATGGACTCCACTCTTTAG
- the Gmip gene encoding GEM-interacting protein isoform X2, which yields MDTTETELTPAPEGRKRYSDIFQSLDNLEISLGNVAFDPLAGDLVLRQDLEPDKTATATVSSEARWSDPSPEGPVPLTEEELDLRLTRTNGGVDAALEYAKAWSRYAKELLAWTDKRASYELEFAKSVMKIAEAGKVSILQQSQMPLQYIYTLFLEHDLSLGALAVETLAQQKRDYYQPLAAKRMEIEKWRKEFKEQWLKEQKRMNEAVQALRRTRLQYIQRREDLWARSQGSPEDPPPQASPGSSKQQERRRRSREEAQAKAQEAEALYQACIREANTRQQDLETTKRRIVSHVRKLVLQGDEVLRRVTLGLFELRGAQAERGPRAFSALAECCAPFEPGQRYQEFVRALQPEAPPPPSPAFCFQEFTPVLHSSPQDTRKKFLGPPHARLEEGYSEAGPWEDTSSGSQGPTPGSDVDSVGGGNESQSLDSPTSSPGAATRRLVKVSSVNTESSDDFEERDPDLGDGMENGLGSPFKKWTLSTAAQTHRLRRLRGPAKCRECEAFMVSGTECEECFLTCHKRCLETLLILCGHQRLPARMPLFGVDFLQLPRDFPEEVPFVVTRCTAEIEHRALGLQGIYRVSGSRVRVERLCQAFENGRVLVELSGNSPHDITSVLKRFLQELTDPVVPFHLYDAFISLAKTLHADPGDDPGAPSPSPEIIRSLRTLLVQLPPSNYSTVRHLVAHLFRVAARFEENKMSANNLGIVFGPTLLRPPDGPRAPGVSPVACLLDSSHQAQLVEFLIEHYEQIFGMDELPLASEPLTQDPGLAPTLLESSPQHPAPLLAQDIQPLTIASDCSPDPKLHSAPEKCLEVTPSEITTLQRDQREEKEVENTRDGAGEGSSHNPEDLLLGTQSRGHFSRQPVKYSRGGVRPVTHQLSSLALVASKLCEETPVTVSTVHRGSLRGRSLGPAAASPEGSPLRRNPLPKHFEITQETARLLSKLDTEAMSRAACCADTEPEGSEEHL from the exons ATGGACACTACGGAGACAG AGCTGACCCCAGCTCCTGAGGGCAGGAAGAGGTACAGTGACATCTTCCAGAGCCTGGACAACCTGGAGATATCACTGGGGAACGT ggcttTCGACCCCTTGGCTGGAGACCTTGTACTCAGACAGGACCTGGAGCCTGACAAGACTGCCACAGCCACGGTG AGCAGTGAAGCCAGATGGAGTGATCCCTCCCCAGAGGGTCCTGTACCCCTCACAG AGGAAGAACTAGATTTGCGACTCACTCGGACGAACGGTGGCGTAGATGCTGCCCTGGAGTATGCCAAGGCATGGAGCCGCTATGCCAAGGAGTTGTTGGCCTGGACAGACAAGAGGGCCAGCTACG AGCTGGAGTTTGCTAAGAGTGTCATGAAGATCGCTGAGGCCGGCAAGGTGTCCATTCTCCAGCAG AGCCAAATGCCACTCCAGTACATCTACACCTTGTTTCTGGAGCATGACCTCAGCCTGGGAGCCCTGGCCGTGGAAACGCTGGCCCAGCAGAAGAGAGACTACTACCAG CCTTTAGCAGCCAAAAGGATGGAAATTGAGAAGTGGAGAAAGGAATTCAAGGAGCagtggctgaaggagcagaaacgCATG AATGAGGCGGTGCAGGCACTACGGCGCACCCGGCTCCAGTACATTCAACGCAGAGAGGACCTTTGGGCACGTTCCCAGGGGTCCCCTGAGGACCCTCCTCCCCAGGCATCACCCGGATCCAGCAAGCAGCAGGAGCGCAGACGACGCTCCCGAGAGGAGGCACAGGCCAAG GCACAGGAGGCGGAGGCTTTGTACCAGGCCTGCATCCGGGAGGCCAATACACGCCAGCAGGATCTGGAAACCACCAAGCGGCGGATAGTGTCACATGTACGCAAACTGGTGTTGCAAGGAGACGAAGTACTTAGGCGG GTCACACTGGGCCTGTTTGAGCTGCGAGGggcacaggcagagagaggaccTCGAGCCTTCTCAGCTCTGGCTGAGTGCTGTGCGCCCTTTGAGCCTGGCCAGCGCTACCAGGAGTTTGTGCGGGCGCTGCAGCCTGAGGCCCCGCCACCACCATCTcctgccttctgcttccaggagttCACGCCTGTGCTACACAG TTCCCCTCAGGACACAAGAAAAAAGTTTTTGGGGCCCCCACATGCCAGGCTGGAGGAGGGTTACTCTGAGGCTGGCCCTTGGGAGGATACCAGCTCAGGCAGCCAGG GCCCCACTCCAGGCAGTGATGTGGACAGTGTAGGTGGTGGCAATGAATCCCAGTCCCTGGATTCCCCTACTTCCAGCCCAG GTGCTGCTACTCGGCGGCTTGTGAAGGTGTCATCTGTAAACACTGAGTCCTCTGATGACTTTGAGGAGCGAGACCCTG ATCTGGGGGATGGGATGGAGAATGGACTAGGCAGCCCCTTCAAGAAGTGGACACTGTCCACAGCTGCTCAGACCCACCGGCTACGGCGGCTGCGTGGTCCAGCCAAGTGCAGAGAATGTGAAGCCTTCATGGTCAGCGGGACAGAGTGTGAAGAG tgctTTTTGACCTGTCACAAGCGCTGTCTGGAGACCCTCCTCATCCTTTGTGGACACCAACGGCTTCCAGCCCGGATGCCTCTCTTTGGAGTTGACTTCCTACAACTCCCCAGAGACTTCCCTGAGGAGGTGCCCTTTGTGGTTACCCGGTGCACAGCTGAGATAGAGCATCGCGCCCTGGGCCTGCAGGGTATCTATCGGGTCAGTGGGTCTCGAGTGCGTGTGGAGCGACTGTGCCAGGCCTTTGAGAATGGCCGAGTGCTGGTTGAACTGTCGGGAAACTCTCCTCATGACATCACCAGTGTCCTCAAGCGATTTCTTCAAGAG CTCACTGATCCCGTGGTCCCCTTCCACCTCTACGACGCCTTCATCTCTCTGGCAAAGACCCTGCATGCAGACCCCGGGGACGACCCTGGagcccccagccccagccctgagATTATCCGCTCGCTGAGGACCCTCTTGGTGCAGCTCCCTCCCTCTAACTACAGCACTGTGCGGCACCTGGTGGCCCATCTGTTCAG GGTGGCCGCTCGGTTTGAAGAAAATAAGATGTCTGCCAACAACTTGGGAATTGTATTTGGGCCTACGCTGCTGCGGCCACCAGATGGACCCAGGGCCCCCGGAGTCAGCCCTGTGGCCTGTCTGCTGGACTCCAGTCACCAGGCTCAGCTTGTTGAATTCCTCATTGAGCACTATGAGCAGATCTTTGGGATGGACGAgctccctctggcctctgagcCCCTGACCCAAGATCCTGGCCTGGCTCCCACACTCCTCGAatccagtccccagcacccagccccaCTTCTTGCCCAAGACATACAACCCCTGACCATAGCCTCAGACTGCAGCCCAGATCCCAAACTCCACAGTGCCCCGGAGAAGTGTCTGGAGGTCACACCTTCTGAG ATTACAACTCTGCAGAGGGACcaaagggaggagaaggaggtggaAAACACCAGAGATGGGGCAGGGGAAG GGTCCAGCCACAACCCTGAGGACTTGCTCCTGGGAACACAATCCCGGGGCCACTTCAGTCGCCAGCCAGTGAAGTATTCACGGGGAGGTGTACGACCAGTCACTCATCAACTGTCCAGCTTGGCTCTGGTAGCTTCCAAACTGTGTGAGGAGACTCCTGTTACCGTTTCAACAGTGCACCGAGGTAGTTTGAGGGGACGAAGCCTGGGCCCTGCTGCTGCCTCTCCTGAAGGCAGCCCCCTGCGCCGAAACCCTCTGCCCAAGCACTTTGAGATCACCCAGGAGACAGCCCGGCTACTCTCCAAGCTGGACACTGAGGCTATGTCCAGGGCTGCCTGTTGTGCTGACACTGAGCCTGAGGGATCTGAGGAACATCTCTGA